In Bdellovibrionales bacterium, the following proteins share a genomic window:
- a CDS encoding MFS transporter → MLTLAIFHVYINIRHNRPAFAFIIPSRDVNLLAQANPLFTISPMSLHLALNHKKFTPLFWTQFLGALNDNFLKNSLVLMITFKNVQVFGLGAGELVALSGGIFILPFFLFSTHSGQLADKIEKTLLIRATKIGEILIVTLAAIGFYFEFYTGLLFVLFLMGVHSTFFGPVKYSIIPDLVPHTQLTAANAYVELGTFIAILVGTIGGGLAINFGGSLWFIITGLIFVAVLGLWASTKIPPVRVGQPDLKINLNPFPTMFAFGKIIREQKLIFCSVLGISWFWFFGAAVLSLLPVYGKDFLGAGPAVITAFLASFTVGIGLGSIVCEKLSSKRVELKLVPIGSLGISVFLTDLFFVSPSWTADSKAPLSLLLFFQHFEAWRIFGDFFLMSVFSGLFIVPLYTLIQQRSRSESRSRVIAGNNILNSVFMVTSSLLVMSLHLMNLSLPQIFLVLAFLNLLFSIYIFSMAPEFLQRAIQREA, encoded by the coding sequence GTGTTAACATTGGCAATATTTCACGTCTATATCAATATTCGTCATAATCGTCCCGCGTTTGCCTTTATTATTCCTTCAAGGGACGTAAATCTGTTGGCCCAAGCCAATCCTCTCTTTACAATATCTCCCATGTCGTTGCACCTTGCCTTAAACCACAAAAAATTCACTCCACTATTTTGGACCCAATTTCTGGGAGCCCTCAACGATAATTTTCTCAAAAATTCTTTGGTATTAATGATTACATTCAAGAATGTGCAAGTATTCGGATTGGGTGCGGGAGAGCTCGTTGCCCTGTCTGGTGGGATTTTTATCCTTCCCTTTTTTCTCTTTTCCACACATTCGGGCCAATTAGCCGATAAAATTGAGAAAACTCTTTTGATACGCGCCACTAAAATAGGGGAAATCCTCATCGTAACTCTTGCCGCAATTGGTTTCTATTTTGAATTCTACACAGGCCTTCTCTTTGTATTATTTCTCATGGGCGTTCATTCCACTTTTTTTGGGCCCGTAAAATACAGTATAATCCCGGATCTAGTTCCTCATACCCAGCTGACAGCAGCCAACGCCTATGTAGAGCTTGGCACCTTTATTGCCATTCTTGTTGGAACTATTGGAGGTGGATTGGCAATTAACTTCGGTGGCTCATTGTGGTTCATCATCACGGGGCTCATTTTTGTTGCGGTTTTAGGTCTGTGGGCGAGCACGAAGATACCTCCCGTTCGAGTTGGACAACCCGATCTCAAAATCAATCTGAATCCCTTCCCTACTATGTTTGCGTTTGGAAAAATTATTCGGGAACAGAAACTCATTTTTTGTTCCGTCCTTGGGATCTCCTGGTTTTGGTTTTTTGGAGCCGCTGTTTTAAGTCTCCTTCCTGTTTATGGAAAAGATTTTCTCGGAGCCGGACCCGCCGTCATCACCGCCTTTTTAGCAAGCTTCACGGTGGGAATTGGATTGGGCAGCATTGTCTGTGAAAAACTCTCCTCAAAGCGAGTCGAATTGAAACTCGTGCCGATTGGATCATTAGGTATTTCAGTATTTCTCACTGATCTTTTTTTTGTTTCGCCGTCTTGGACTGCTGATTCGAAAGCCCCATTGTCCCTTCTTCTCTTTTTCCAACATTTCGAGGCCTGGAGAATTTTTGGTGATTTTTTTCTCATGTCTGTTTTCAGCGGGCTTTTCATTGTCCCGCTCTATACTCTGATCCAGCAGCGAAGCAGATCCGAATCCAGGTCTCGGGTCATTGCTGGAAACAACATTCTCAATTCTGTATTTATGGTCACCTCAAGCCTACTGGTTATGTCCCTTCACCTTATGAATCTCAGCCTTCCTCAAATATTCCTCGTCCTGGCATTTCTCAATCTCCTATTTTCGATTTACATTTTTTCGATGGCTCCTGAATTCTTGCAAAGAGCGATTCAGAGGGAGGCCTAA